The proteins below are encoded in one region of Paenisporosarcina cavernae:
- the ymfI gene encoding elongation factor P 5-aminopentanone reductase, with protein MNKAIIFGSSGGIGEAIADELAKSGWNLILHYFEHEPPVERYQETFPTQSFETLQLNFHQPQQIESWLQQAPPANCLIFAHGNSLEKMADETSLEEINDLFRVHVSTPMIISGHYQQVLRNMPNSSIVFISSIWGSVGAAYETAYSAVKGAQLSFTKALAKEYASLGIRVNALTPGWINTTMNAHYAKEEIAVAKLTIPLQRIGSPAEVAKPVRFLASTSASYITGQVIQVDGGWFMK; from the coding sequence ATGAATAAAGCGATTATTTTCGGTTCTTCTGGAGGAATAGGAGAAGCAATAGCAGATGAGCTGGCAAAATCAGGTTGGAATCTAATTTTGCATTATTTCGAGCATGAGCCTCCTGTTGAAAGATATCAGGAAACCTTTCCAACTCAATCTTTTGAAACGTTACAATTAAACTTTCATCAACCGCAACAAATAGAATCATGGTTGCAACAAGCACCTCCTGCAAATTGTTTAATTTTTGCGCATGGTAACTCGTTGGAAAAAATGGCTGACGAAACGTCTTTAGAAGAAATAAACGATTTGTTTCGTGTCCATGTCAGTACACCGATGATCATTAGTGGTCATTATCAACAAGTTCTGCGTAATATGCCCAACAGCTCTATCGTCTTTATAAGCTCTATATGGGGAAGTGTTGGAGCAGCATATGAAACGGCATACTCTGCAGTTAAAGGAGCTCAATTGAGCTTTACAAAAGCGTTAGCTAAAGAGTACGCAAGTCTTGGAATACGAGTTAATGCACTAACTCCAGGGTGGATTAACACAACCATGAATGCACATTACGCGAAAGAAGAGATTGCAGTCGCAAAACTAACCATTCCATTACAAAGAATTGGGTCTCCGGCTGAAGTGGCGAAACCTGTCCGATTTTTAGCTTCCACTTCTGCTTCGTATATCACTGGGCAAGTTATCCAAGTAGACGGCGGATGGTTTATGAAGTAA
- a CDS encoding DUF3388 domain-containing protein: MKEWYFEYEIQINRPGLLGDIASLLGMLRVNIVTINGVDQGRRGMLLRAENDEQIERFELIVSTMETIQVTKFREPKLRDILAVRHGRYIQRDADDRKTFRFVRDELGLLVDFMAELFKQDGHKLVGLRGMPRVGKTESVVAASVCANKKWVFLSSTMIKQTVRNQLAGDEFSDNNIFILDGIVTRRSSDERHMQLVREMMRLPSIKVVEHPDMFVQQSEYNIEDFDYIIELRHEPDEEITYEVMERNHGISAEGSIEGFGGFNF; this comes from the coding sequence TTGAAAGAATGGTATTTTGAATACGAAATTCAAATTAATCGACCTGGATTATTAGGAGATATTGCATCTTTACTCGGTATGCTCCGTGTCAACATAGTCACGATTAACGGTGTGGATCAAGGAAGAAGGGGAATGCTTCTTCGCGCAGAAAATGACGAGCAAATAGAGCGTTTTGAATTGATTGTTTCTACCATGGAAACAATTCAAGTAACAAAATTTAGAGAGCCTAAACTTCGTGATATTTTAGCAGTAAGGCATGGTCGATACATCCAGCGAGATGCAGATGATCGCAAAACGTTCCGCTTTGTTCGTGATGAACTAGGATTATTGGTGGACTTTATGGCTGAATTGTTTAAACAAGACGGCCATAAATTAGTCGGTCTGCGTGGAATGCCACGGGTAGGAAAAACAGAATCTGTTGTGGCTGCAAGTGTATGTGCGAATAAAAAATGGGTCTTTTTATCTTCCACAATGATTAAACAGACTGTCCGCAACCAACTTGCGGGGGACGAATTTAGCGATAATAATATTTTTATTCTAGATGGAATAGTGACAAGAAGATCTAGTGATGAACGTCATATGCAACTTGTCCGAGAGATGATGCGTCTTCCTTCTATCAAGGTAGTTGAGCATCCAGATATGTTTGTGCAACAGTCGGAGTACAATATCGAAGATTTCGATTATATTATTGAACTAAGACATGAACCAGATGAAGAGATTACATATGAAGTCATGGAAAGAAACCATGGTATTTCCGCTGAAGGATCGATCGAAGGATTTGGCGGGTTTAATTTTTGA
- a CDS encoding helix-turn-helix domain-containing protein has protein sequence MFLLTELGARLKEARVAKGYSLDDLQEMTKIQKRYLAGIEEGNYSTMPGPFYVRAFIKQYADAVGLDSDELLEVYKQDVPNTTNESITSSMSSSPVRRRPISKSRSKIGEIIPMILVAVFVIALIVVVWFLYQNIASKDDPKETNNSSDVILEENPVEQTPDDADEPEQEPADETPVVEEEPVDEPVQTIEVGTTQGQDTNYVLSNTDAFVIKAVAKGDSWLSIKDQNGKEFIGAEGKGLKAGETFELDVSTVESARIRVGSTPNVEVFINDEKVPYSNDNVTQNLLIQFNKSE, from the coding sequence GTGTTCTTGTTGACAGAATTAGGTGCTCGCTTAAAAGAAGCGAGAGTAGCAAAAGGATATAGCCTGGATGATCTTCAGGAAATGACAAAAATACAAAAAAGATATTTGGCAGGCATTGAAGAAGGTAACTACTCCACCATGCCAGGGCCATTTTATGTACGAGCATTTATTAAGCAATATGCAGACGCAGTCGGCTTAGACTCAGATGAACTGTTAGAAGTGTACAAACAAGATGTACCAAATACAACAAATGAATCGATTACTTCGAGTATGTCTTCCTCCCCTGTGAGAAGAAGACCCATTTCAAAATCTCGTTCTAAAATTGGTGAAATTATTCCTATGATTTTAGTTGCAGTTTTTGTGATTGCATTAATCGTTGTCGTTTGGTTTTTATATCAAAATATCGCATCAAAAGATGACCCGAAAGAAACAAATAATTCTAGCGATGTTATATTAGAGGAAAATCCTGTCGAGCAAACTCCCGATGATGCGGATGAACCAGAGCAAGAACCCGCAGATGAAACTCCCGTTGTCGAGGAAGAGCCAGTAGATGAGCCAGTCCAAACAATTGAAGTAGGTACGACTCAAGGTCAAGATACAAATTACGTTTTATCGAATACCGATGCTTTTGTCATTAAGGCGGTTGCTAAAGGTGATTCTTGGTTAAGCATAAAAGATCAGAACGGAAAAGAATTTATTGGTGCTGAAGGAAAAGGACTTAAAGCTGGTGAAACGTTTGAATTGGATGTTAGCACAGTTGAGTCCGCTCGAATTCGCGTCGGCTCAACACCAAATGTAGAAGTATTCATAAACGATGAAAAAGTTCCTTACAGCAACGATAATGTTACACAGAATCTACTCATACAATTTAACAAATCCGAATAG
- the pgsA gene encoding CDP-diacylglycerol--glycerol-3-phosphate 3-phosphatidyltransferase, translating into MNIPNRITVSRVVMIPIFVLIMILDLNWGEITLLGATMPVEHFVGAIIFIVASITDFVDGYYARKYNLVTNMGKFLDPLADKLLVSAALILLVDLEYAPAWVVIAIISREFAVTGLRLLLADEGEVVAAKQLGKIKMWTQIVAISALLLHNIFFEMFSIPFATFMLYVSLFFTLWSGWDYFYANRRVLLDSK; encoded by the coding sequence ATGAACATTCCGAATAGAATTACGGTATCTCGTGTTGTGATGATTCCCATATTTGTACTAATTATGATTTTAGATTTAAACTGGGGTGAAATTACCTTATTAGGTGCAACTATGCCTGTCGAACATTTCGTTGGTGCGATTATTTTCATCGTTGCTAGTATTACTGATTTTGTCGACGGATATTATGCCCGCAAGTATAACTTAGTGACGAATATGGGGAAGTTTTTAGATCCGTTAGCTGATAAGTTATTAGTTTCAGCTGCTTTAATTTTACTAGTAGACCTGGAATATGCACCTGCTTGGGTAGTCATTGCTATCATTAGTCGTGAGTTTGCGGTAACAGGATTACGATTGCTATTAGCTGATGAAGGTGAAGTAGTTGCTGCAAAACAATTAGGGAAAATTAAGATGTGGACACAAATTGTCGCGATTTCTGCATTACTTCTTCATAATATTTTCTTTGAAATGTTTTCGATTCCGTTTGCCACTTTTATGTTATATGTTTCGTTATTCTTCACGCTATGGTCAGGTTGGGACTACTTTTACGCAAATCGTCGAGTATTATTAGACTCGAAATAA
- a CDS encoding competence/damage-inducible protein A, which translates to MNAEIIAVGSELLLGQITNTNAAFISKQLAELGVNVYFHTAVGDNPERLVEAIQQAEKRAELIIFSGGLGPTKDDLTKETIAKHLNTTLEMNEQAMQSIRHFFEKIHREMTPNNEKQALVLKGSFILENHHGMAPGMVTEHQNRFYMLLPGPPKELEPMFQFEAKPFLMNKLFEDAAIYSHVLRFYGIGEAELEDRIHDILDAQSNPTIAPLASDGEVTIRISAKSKSKEEADSLIYSVEEKIVERVGDYLYGYNDDSLASKAVDALRQHEMTIAAAESLTAGLFMAELASVPAVSDIFVGGEVTYHTDAKINTLGVSREIIENYGVVSKECAIEMAKKASEKFGTKIGVGLTGAAGPSSLEGETPGSVWIGIRLANGETYAEHLQLSGNRNTNRLRVVKKTFSILIRLVKDSTIR; encoded by the coding sequence ATGAATGCAGAGATTATTGCAGTTGGCTCGGAATTGTTACTTGGTCAAATTACGAATACAAATGCAGCATTTATTTCTAAGCAACTTGCAGAATTAGGTGTGAATGTGTATTTCCATACAGCAGTTGGTGATAATCCAGAACGATTAGTAGAAGCAATTCAACAAGCGGAAAAACGTGCAGAGTTAATCATTTTCTCTGGAGGACTTGGACCCACAAAAGATGATTTAACGAAGGAAACGATTGCAAAACACTTAAACACTACACTTGAAATGAACGAGCAAGCAATGCAGTCGATTCGCCACTTTTTTGAAAAAATTCATCGTGAAATGACGCCAAATAATGAAAAGCAAGCACTCGTATTAAAAGGTAGCTTTATTCTAGAAAATCATCATGGAATGGCCCCCGGAATGGTCACTGAGCATCAAAACCGCTTTTATATGTTACTTCCTGGACCACCAAAAGAATTGGAACCAATGTTCCAGTTTGAGGCAAAGCCATTTTTAATGAACAAACTATTTGAAGATGCCGCTATTTATTCGCATGTTCTCCGTTTTTACGGAATAGGAGAAGCAGAGTTAGAAGATCGCATACATGATATTTTAGATGCTCAATCAAATCCCACAATTGCTCCATTAGCTTCAGATGGCGAAGTTACAATTCGTATCTCCGCAAAAAGTAAATCGAAGGAAGAAGCAGATTCTCTCATCTATTCTGTAGAAGAAAAGATCGTGGAAAGAGTTGGCGACTATCTGTATGGGTACAATGACGATTCGTTAGCATCAAAAGCAGTGGATGCACTTCGTCAACATGAAATGACGATAGCCGCTGCTGAAAGTTTAACAGCTGGATTATTTATGGCAGAACTAGCTTCTGTCCCAGCGGTTTCGGATATTTTTGTCGGTGGAGAAGTTACATATCATACGGATGCGAAAATTAACACGCTAGGTGTGTCGCGCGAAATAATCGAAAACTATGGTGTCGTTAGTAAAGAATGTGCCATTGAAATGGCGAAAAAAGCCAGTGAAAAATTCGGCACGAAAATTGGTGTTGGATTGACTGGCGCAGCTGGTCCAAGTAGTTTAGAAGGTGAAACACCTGGTTCTGTTTGGATCGGCATTCGTTTAGCGAATGGAGAAACTTATGCGGAGCATCTTCAATTGTCTGGAAATCGAAATACCAATCGACTTCGAGTTGTTAAAAAAACGTTTTCTATTCTTATCCGTTTAGTCAAAGATTCCACGATCCGTTAA
- the recA gene encoding recombinase RecA — translation MSDRKAALDMALKQIEKQFGKGSIMKLGEQTDRQVQTTSSGSLALDAALGVGGYPRGRIIEIYGPESSGKTTVALHAIAEAQASGGQAAFIDAEHALDPVYAQKLGVNIDELLLSQPDTGEQALEIAEALVRSGAVDILVIDSVAALVPKAEIEGEMGDSHVGLQARLMSQALRKLSGAISKSKTIAIFINQIREKVGVMFGNPEVTPGGRALKFYSSVRLEVRRAETIKSGNDFMGNKTKIKVVKNKVAPPFRTAEVDIMYGEGISKEGEIIDLGVEMDVVNKSGSWYAYNDDRLGQGRENAKIFLKENPSIRDEIARKIRESYGLTAGSYTIAGHEDEEDAEFALLLDEE, via the coding sequence TTGAGCGATCGTAAAGCAGCTTTAGATATGGCGTTAAAACAAATTGAAAAACAATTTGGTAAAGGTTCCATCATGAAATTAGGGGAACAAACGGATCGTCAAGTTCAAACAACTTCTAGTGGCTCACTAGCACTTGATGCAGCACTTGGAGTAGGTGGTTATCCACGCGGAAGAATCATCGAAATTTATGGACCAGAGAGTTCAGGTAAAACAACGGTGGCACTTCATGCGATTGCAGAAGCACAAGCTTCTGGCGGCCAAGCAGCGTTTATTGATGCAGAGCATGCATTGGATCCTGTTTATGCACAAAAATTAGGTGTAAATATAGATGAGTTATTACTTTCACAACCAGACACTGGAGAGCAAGCACTTGAAATTGCGGAAGCTTTAGTTCGAAGTGGTGCAGTTGATATTCTTGTTATTGACTCTGTAGCCGCTTTGGTTCCAAAAGCGGAAATTGAAGGAGAGATGGGAGATTCCCATGTCGGTTTGCAAGCTCGTCTAATGTCGCAAGCTCTTCGTAAGCTTTCAGGTGCCATTAGCAAGTCGAAAACAATTGCAATTTTCATTAACCAAATTCGTGAGAAAGTCGGCGTTATGTTCGGAAATCCAGAAGTTACACCTGGTGGACGTGCGCTTAAATTCTATAGCTCAGTTCGACTAGAAGTAAGACGTGCTGAAACGATTAAATCGGGTAATGACTTTATGGGAAATAAAACAAAGATTAAAGTTGTAAAAAATAAAGTAGCACCGCCGTTCCGTACAGCAGAAGTAGACATTATGTATGGAGAAGGTATTTCCAAAGAAGGAGAGATCATCGATTTAGGCGTCGAAATGGACGTTGTGAATAAGAGCGGGTCTTGGTACGCATACAACGATGATCGACTTGGACAAGGGCGAGAAAATGCGAAAATTTTCTTAAAAGAAAATCCTTCTATTCGAGATGAAATAGCACGTAAAATTCGGGAATCATACGGATTAACGGCTGGATCGTATACAATTGCAGGTCATGAAGACGAAGAAGATGCGGAATTCGCATTACTTCTTGATGAAGAATAG
- the rny gene encoding ribonuclease Y, which yields MDYFDIISALLGLIVGAVVSYFVVKSVNDSKVTGAKQSAQTILDDAKREAEALKKEVLLEAKDETHKMRTEAESEIRERRSELQKQENRYLQREENIDRKDDALNKREAGLERKEEALSERQQHIELMENNVAELVAKQQSELERISALTRDEAKTIILGQVENELATDIAVMTKEAETRAKEDSDKKAREILSLALQRFAADHVAETTVSVVNLPNDEMKGRIIGREGRNIRTLETLTGIDLIIDDTPEAVILSGFDPIRRETARLALEKLVQDGRIHPARIEEMVEKSRREVDEQIREIGEQTTFDIGIHNLHPDLIKIMGRMRYRTSYGQNVLKHSKEVAVLAGLLAAELGEDVTLARRAGLLHDIGKAIDHEVEGSHVEIGVELAKKYKEHPVVINSIASHHGDTEATSVIAVLVAAADALSAARPGARSETLENYIRRLEKLEEISESYEGVEKSFAIQAGREVRIIVRPEQIDDITSHRLARDIRKRIEEELDYPGHIKVTVIRETRAVEYAK from the coding sequence ATGGATTATTTTGACATAATCTCCGCTTTGCTTGGTCTTATCGTCGGTGCCGTTGTTAGCTATTTTGTAGTGAAAAGTGTGAACGATTCGAAAGTGACTGGTGCGAAACAATCAGCGCAAACCATTCTCGATGATGCAAAGCGAGAAGCGGAGGCACTAAAAAAAGAAGTATTACTAGAAGCCAAAGATGAAACTCACAAGATGAGAACTGAAGCTGAATCTGAAATCCGTGAACGCCGATCGGAACTGCAAAAACAGGAAAATCGGTATTTACAACGTGAAGAGAACATTGATCGTAAAGACGATGCGCTTAACAAAAGAGAAGCAGGATTAGAGCGGAAGGAAGAAGCTCTTTCTGAACGACAACAGCATATCGAACTGATGGAGAACAACGTAGCGGAGCTTGTAGCTAAACAGCAGTCAGAACTTGAACGAATTTCTGCATTAACGAGAGATGAAGCTAAAACGATTATTCTCGGACAAGTAGAAAACGAACTTGCGACAGACATTGCTGTTATGACGAAAGAAGCGGAAACGCGAGCTAAAGAAGATTCTGACAAAAAAGCTCGTGAAATCCTTTCTCTTGCTTTGCAACGATTTGCAGCGGACCATGTAGCAGAGACTACTGTTTCAGTTGTTAACCTACCGAATGATGAAATGAAAGGCAGAATTATTGGTAGGGAAGGACGAAATATCCGTACGCTAGAAACACTTACTGGTATTGACTTAATTATTGATGACACACCAGAAGCAGTTATTCTATCAGGATTTGATCCTATTAGACGAGAAACAGCTCGTTTAGCACTAGAGAAATTAGTACAAGATGGAAGAATACATCCAGCTCGTATTGAAGAAATGGTGGAGAAATCTAGACGGGAAGTAGATGAGCAGATTCGTGAAATCGGAGAGCAAACAACATTTGACATCGGAATCCATAACTTACACCCTGATTTAATTAAAATTATGGGTAGAATGAGATACCGGACAAGTTACGGTCAAAACGTGTTGAAGCACTCAAAAGAAGTTGCCGTATTGGCAGGTCTTCTTGCAGCAGAGCTTGGCGAGGATGTAACACTAGCACGACGTGCCGGATTACTACATGATATTGGGAAAGCAATCGATCATGAAGTGGAAGGTAGTCACGTTGAAATCGGTGTGGAACTTGCGAAAAAGTATAAAGAACATCCAGTAGTTATTAACAGTATCGCTTCCCATCACGGTGACACAGAAGCAACATCTGTTATTGCTGTCCTAGTTGCAGCAGCAGATGCTTTATCTGCTGCTAGACCAGGTGCAAGAAGTGAAACACTTGAAAATTACATTCGTCGACTTGAAAAACTAGAAGAAATTTCAGAGTCCTACGAAGGTGTAGAAAAATCATTTGCTATTCAGGCAGGAAGAGAAGTTCGTATCATTGTTCGACCGGAACAAAT